One Bacillus amyloliquefaciens DSM 7 = ATCC 23350 DNA window includes the following coding sequences:
- the mmgD gene encoding citrate synthase codes for MESYSPGLDGVIAVETGISFLDTQQGSILIKGHDLIELSKTAGYMDIVHLLLEDRLPDAKEKAALEEDVRRGGYLPEEILHICRLLPEHTHPMDGLRTGLSALGGFDKDIDDRTSSVNQHRVRGLIGKMPNLTVNSYRVINGLEPLAPVGTLSYSANFLYMITGKTPSSLEEEIFDRSLLLYSEHELPNSTFTARVIASTQSDIYGALTGAVASLKGNLHGGANEAVMYMLEEAKDTDGFIQLLTQKLANKEKIMGFGHRVYMKKMDPRALMMKEALKKLSDLSGDFRLYNMCEAGETVMREKKGLYPNLDYYAAPVYYMLGIPIPLYTPIFFSARTVGLCAHVIEQHSRNRLFRPRVRYTGARL; via the coding sequence ATGGAATCTTATTCTCCCGGTTTAGATGGCGTTATTGCGGTGGAAACGGGAATTTCTTTTCTGGATACACAGCAGGGCAGTATTTTGATCAAAGGCCACGATCTGATTGAGCTTTCTAAAACGGCCGGCTATATGGACATTGTCCACCTCTTATTGGAAGACAGACTTCCTGATGCGAAAGAGAAGGCGGCGCTTGAAGAGGACGTCCGGCGCGGCGGATACCTTCCTGAGGAAATCTTGCACATCTGCCGTCTGCTGCCAGAACATACTCACCCGATGGACGGACTGAGGACGGGTTTGTCCGCGCTTGGAGGCTTTGACAAGGACATTGATGACCGCACCTCATCTGTGAATCAGCACCGTGTCCGCGGGCTGATAGGCAAAATGCCGAATCTTACCGTCAACAGCTATCGTGTCATAAACGGGCTGGAGCCTTTAGCGCCTGTCGGGACCTTATCGTACAGCGCAAACTTTTTATATATGATTACCGGAAAAACCCCGTCATCCTTGGAAGAAGAAATATTCGACCGGTCGCTTCTTTTATACAGTGAGCATGAATTGCCGAACTCAACGTTTACGGCCCGCGTCATTGCTTCGACACAATCGGATATATACGGCGCTCTGACCGGAGCCGTCGCCTCATTGAAGGGAAACCTTCACGGTGGAGCGAACGAAGCGGTTATGTACATGCTTGAAGAAGCGAAAGATACAGACGGGTTTATACAATTGTTAACTCAAAAACTCGCAAACAAAGAAAAAATCATGGGCTTCGGTCACCGCGTCTACATGAAAAAAATGGACCCGAGGGCGCTCATGATGAAAGAAGCATTGAAAAAGCTGTCTGATCTTTCGGGTGATTTCCGTCTTTATAACATGTGTGAAGCCGGTGAAACCGTCATGCGGGAGAAAAAAGGCCTTTACCCGAATTTAGATTACTACGCAGCGCCGGTCTATTACATGCTCGGCATTCCGATTCCGCTGTACACGCCTATATTCTTCAGCGCACGGACGGTCGGCCTATGCGCGCACGTCATTGAACAGCACAGCCGAAACCGGCTTTTCCGCCCGCGTGTCCGCTATACCGGAGCGCGTCTGTAA
- a CDS encoding acyl-CoA dehydrogenase, protein MHFTEEHIMMRKMVRDFARKEVAPMVEIMETTDEFPDRLIKKMGEAGLMGIPVPEAYGGAGADITSYILAIHEISKVSAAVGVILSVHTSVGTNPILHFGTEAQKQMYIPKLAAGEYVGAFALTEPQSGSDAGGLKTTAVRKGGSYILNGSKIFITNGGAADLYLTFALTDPAKGRKGISAFIVEKNTPGFSIGKKEKKLGLLGSSTVELQFDQAEIPIENRLGEEGEGFSIAMKNLDVGRIGIAAQALGIIEAALGCSVEYSKTRSQFGRPIASNQAVSFKLSDMATNAEAAKLLVYHAADLYQRGLPCGKEASMAKQFASDAAMKAAVEAVQIHGGYGYMKEYPAERLFRDAKVTQIYEGTNEIQRLIISKYLLQ, encoded by the coding sequence GTGCATTTTACAGAAGAGCACATCATGATGAGAAAAATGGTGCGTGATTTTGCGCGCAAGGAAGTCGCGCCGATGGTTGAGATCATGGAAACAACCGATGAATTTCCGGACCGGCTGATTAAAAAAATGGGGGAAGCGGGGTTAATGGGGATTCCCGTCCCGGAAGCTTATGGCGGAGCGGGCGCTGATATAACATCTTATATTTTAGCGATTCATGAAATATCAAAAGTAAGCGCGGCTGTCGGCGTTATTTTATCCGTCCACACATCGGTAGGGACAAACCCGATTTTGCATTTCGGGACAGAAGCCCAAAAACAAATGTACATTCCAAAGCTGGCAGCGGGCGAATATGTAGGGGCGTTTGCACTTACTGAGCCTCAATCCGGATCTGATGCGGGAGGCCTGAAAACAACGGCCGTGAGAAAAGGCGGTTCCTATATTCTGAACGGTTCAAAAATCTTTATTACAAACGGCGGAGCGGCAGATCTGTATCTGACATTTGCCTTAACCGACCCGGCTAAAGGGAGGAAGGGGATATCCGCTTTTATCGTTGAAAAAAACACACCCGGCTTTTCTATCGGAAAAAAAGAAAAAAAGCTCGGACTGTTAGGTTCCAGCACTGTCGAATTGCAATTTGACCAAGCGGAAATTCCAATTGAGAACAGGCTCGGCGAAGAGGGCGAGGGTTTTTCAATCGCCATGAAAAACCTTGATGTCGGGCGGATCGGCATAGCGGCTCAGGCGCTCGGGATTATCGAAGCGGCGCTCGGCTGCTCTGTCGAGTACTCCAAAACCCGCAGCCAGTTCGGCAGGCCCATCGCCTCGAATCAGGCTGTTTCTTTTAAACTTTCTGACATGGCGACGAATGCGGAAGCTGCCAAGTTATTGGTCTATCATGCTGCTGATCTGTATCAGCGCGGGCTTCCGTGCGGAAAAGAAGCATCAATGGCAAAGCAGTTCGCGTCTGATGCGGCGATGAAAGCGGCGGTTGAGGCTGTGCAGATTCACGGCGGCTACGGCTATATGAAAGAGTATCCTGCGGAGCGTTTATTTCGGGATGCGAAGGTCACGCAAATCTATGAAGGCACCAATGAGATTCAAAGGCTGATTATTTCTAAGTATCTTCTTCAATAA